From Mycobacteriales bacterium, the proteins below share one genomic window:
- a CDS encoding DUF433 domain-containing protein, whose protein sequence is MSFERICVNPGRMQGLPCIRGTRITVSAVLGQLAAGRTVEQVIGDYPQLKPSDVYAALEYAAAYTREREVPLTAAG, encoded by the coding sequence ATGAGTTTCGAGCGCATCTGCGTAAACCCGGGGCGGATGCAAGGGCTGCCCTGCATCCGGGGCACGCGGATCACGGTGAGCGCTGTCCTGGGACAGCTCGCCGCAGGTCGGACGGTCGAGCAGGTGATCGGGGACTACCCCCAGCTCAAGCCATCTGATGTGTACGCGGCGCTCGAGTACGCCGCTGCCTACACCCGCGAGCGGGAAGTCCCGCTCACCGCGGCCGGATGA
- a CDS encoding ABC-F family ATP-binding cassette domain-containing protein translates to MITVQDVELRAGARLLLSEVTFRVQPGDRIGLVGRNGAGKTTLTRTLAQQTLPAAGSVTHSAPVGYLPQDPRTGDLDVLARDRVLSARGLDEIMRKLEKSQVELGERPDDAALLERYGRLEERFTALGGYTAEAEAARICSNLGLPERALGQQLGTLSGGQRRRIELARILFSDATTLLLDEPTNHLDADSITWLRGFLAKHAGGLIVISHDVELLDAVVNKVFHLDANRAALDQYNVGWKTYLQQRETDEKRRRRERLNAEKQAGVLNAQAEKMRAKATKAKAAQGMFKRAEKLLAGVEGERTQDRVAKLRFPEPAPCGKTPLTAAGLSKSYGSLEIFTDVDLAIDRGARVVVLGLNGAGKTTLLRVLSGTELPDTGEVVPGHGLRLGYYAQEHDTLDTDRTVLENMRTSSPDLPEPEARRVLGSFLFSGDVVHQKAGTLSGGEKTRLALATLVVSGANVLLLDEPTNNLDPASRAEILSALAGYKGAVVLVTHDEGAVMALSPEKVLLLPDGVEDQWSDDFADLVALA, encoded by the coding sequence ATGATCACCGTCCAGGACGTCGAGCTGCGCGCCGGCGCCCGCCTGCTGCTGTCCGAGGTCACCTTCCGGGTCCAGCCGGGGGACCGGATCGGGCTGGTGGGTCGCAACGGCGCCGGCAAGACGACGCTCACCAGGACGCTGGCCCAGCAGACGCTGCCGGCCGCCGGCTCCGTCACGCACAGCGCGCCGGTCGGCTACCTGCCGCAGGACCCGCGCACCGGCGACCTCGACGTGCTGGCCCGGGACCGGGTCCTGTCGGCCCGCGGCCTCGACGAGATCATGCGCAAGCTGGAGAAGTCGCAGGTGGAGCTCGGCGAGCGGCCCGACGACGCGGCGCTGCTCGAGCGCTACGGCCGGCTCGAGGAGCGCTTCACCGCCCTCGGGGGCTACACCGCCGAGGCCGAGGCCGCCCGGATCTGCTCCAACCTGGGCCTGCCCGAACGCGCGCTCGGCCAGCAGCTCGGCACCCTGTCGGGCGGGCAACGCCGGCGCATCGAGCTGGCCCGGATCCTGTTCAGCGACGCGACCACCTTGTTGCTGGACGAGCCGACCAACCACCTCGATGCCGACTCGATCACCTGGCTGCGCGGCTTCCTGGCCAAGCACGCCGGCGGGCTCATCGTCATCAGCCACGACGTCGAGTTGCTCGACGCAGTCGTGAACAAGGTCTTCCACCTCGATGCCAACCGGGCCGCGCTGGATCAGTACAACGTCGGCTGGAAGACCTACCTGCAGCAGCGGGAGACCGATGAGAAGCGGCGCAGGCGGGAGCGCCTCAACGCCGAGAAGCAGGCCGGTGTGCTCAACGCCCAGGCCGAGAAGATGCGGGCCAAGGCCACCAAGGCCAAGGCGGCGCAGGGCATGTTCAAGCGGGCGGAGAAGCTGCTCGCCGGCGTCGAGGGGGAGCGCACGCAGGATCGGGTCGCCAAGCTGCGATTCCCGGAGCCGGCCCCCTGCGGCAAGACGCCGCTCACCGCAGCCGGGTTGTCCAAATCGTACGGCTCGCTGGAGATCTTCACCGACGTCGACCTGGCGATCGACCGCGGCGCGCGGGTCGTCGTGCTGGGGCTGAACGGCGCCGGCAAGACGACGCTGCTGCGGGTGCTGTCCGGCACCGAACTGCCGGATACCGGCGAGGTCGTCCCCGGGCACGGGCTGCGGCTCGGCTACTACGCCCAGGAGCACGACACGCTGGACACCGACCGCACGGTGCTGGAGAACATGCGGACCTCGAGCCCGGACCTGCCCGAGCCGGAGGCCCGCCGGGTGCTCGGGTCCTTCCTGTTCAGTGGCGACGTCGTGCACCAGAAGGCCGGCACGCTGTCCGGCGGCGAGAAGACCCGGCTCGCGCTCGCCACCCTGGTGGTCAGCGGTGCCAACGTGCTGCTGCTCGACGAGCCGACGAACAACCTCGACCCGGCCAGTCGCGCGGAGATCCTGTCCGCGCTGGCCGGCTACAAGGGGGCGGTCGTGCTGGTGACGCACGACGAGGGAGCCGTCATGGCGCTGTCGCCGGAGAAGGTGCTGCTGCTCCCCGACGGGGTCGAGGACCAGTGGAGCGACGACTTCGCCGACCTGGTCGCGCTGGCCTGA
- a CDS encoding acyl-CoA dehydrogenase family protein: protein MDLSLSAEQDAVRKAAKEWVDDVVTPRALENDRTERFPQEALDGLRQTGFIGLSIAEEFGGGGGDPLSYVLTIEELGRGDANVRSIVSVHLGLVAGSIDRWGTTEQKAQWLPPMATGEVLGCFGLTEPDHGSNPADLQATAVRQADGGYVLNGNKMFITNGTIAGVTLFLARTGGPGAKGVSAFLVPNGSAGFGARPVHGKLGLRSCDTAELVLRDVKVGPEALLGGEEGTGIRVALTALNDGRMSLGASCTGLAQAALDTMVAYTRDRVQFGKPIAAHQLVQALIADTAVEVDCSRLLTWRVADLKTRGEDYSLAASKAKYYASEASVRAANACVQAHGGYGYIDEYAAGKYLRDARVTTLYEGTSQIQQLIIGRALTGLSAF from the coding sequence ATGGACCTGTCGCTGAGCGCCGAGCAGGACGCTGTCCGCAAGGCGGCCAAGGAGTGGGTGGACGACGTCGTCACGCCGCGCGCCCTCGAGAACGACCGCACGGAGCGCTTCCCGCAGGAGGCGCTCGACGGCCTGCGGCAGACCGGCTTCATCGGCCTGTCGATCGCCGAGGAGTTCGGCGGCGGTGGCGGCGACCCGCTGTCCTATGTCCTGACCATCGAGGAACTCGGCCGCGGCGACGCCAACGTCCGCTCGATCGTCAGCGTCCACCTGGGCCTGGTCGCCGGCTCCATCGACCGGTGGGGCACCACGGAGCAGAAGGCGCAGTGGCTGCCACCGATGGCGACCGGCGAGGTGCTCGGCTGTTTCGGCCTGACCGAGCCGGACCACGGCAGCAACCCCGCCGACCTGCAGGCGACGGCGGTCAGACAGGCCGATGGCGGCTACGTCCTGAACGGCAACAAGATGTTCATCACGAACGGCACGATCGCCGGCGTCACGCTGTTCCTGGCCCGCACCGGCGGCCCTGGCGCGAAGGGCGTGAGCGCCTTCCTCGTCCCGAACGGCAGTGCAGGCTTCGGGGCCAGGCCTGTGCACGGCAAGCTCGGCCTGCGATCCTGCGACACCGCCGAGCTCGTCCTGCGTGACGTCAAGGTGGGTCCGGAGGCGCTGCTCGGCGGCGAGGAGGGCACGGGCATCCGGGTCGCGCTGACGGCGCTGAACGACGGCCGGATGTCGCTCGGCGCCTCGTGCACCGGGTTGGCGCAGGCGGCGCTGGACACCATGGTCGCCTACACCAGGGACCGGGTGCAGTTCGGCAAGCCGATCGCGGCGCACCAACTGGTCCAGGCGCTGATCGCCGACACCGCGGTCGAGGTGGACTGCTCCCGGCTGCTGACCTGGCGCGTCGCCGATCTCAAGACCCGCGGGGAGGACTACTCCCTCGCGGCGTCCAAGGCGAAGTACTACGCCTCCGAGGCGTCGGTACGCGCGGCCAACGCCTGCGTGCAGGCGCACGGCGGCTACGGCTACATCGACGAGTACGCCGCGGGGAAGTACCTGCGTGACGCACGGGTTACCACGCTGTACGAAGGCACCTCGCAGATCCAGCAGCTGATCATCGGCCGGGCGCTCACGGGGCTGTCAGCGTTCTGA
- a CDS encoding ABC transporter ATP-binding protein has protein sequence MMRSFRRDPAVADQKLAPGTARRIARFAVPYRRELTFFLVLIVLAAFLSVLNPLIFKKIIDDGIGTNPPLTADRDLVVGLALVVAGLALADAGLQLWSKWFSIRVGEGLIYDMRSAVFTHVSQMPLAFFTRTQTGALISRLNHDVLGAQSAFTGTLAGVVSNVIGVVLTLIAMLLLSWQITLLSLVLLPVFLVPAKLVGRRLQALTRESYAIDAQMTNTMTERFNVSGALLVKLFGRPDLEDSAFRAKAGRVRDIGITRAMYGRVFFVSLTAVAALATAMVYGVGGTLAASGSLGVGTVVALAAYLSRLYGPLTALSNVRVDVMTALVSFERVFEVLDLEPMVAEKPDAVALPPDAASVEYDDVLFRYPSAEQVSLASLESVAVLDQSPSSVVLHGLSFRAEPGELIALVGPSGAGKTTVSQLVTRMYDVDAGAVRIGGVDVRDVTMRSLRDAVGVVTQDAHMFHDTIRANLLFAAPAADEDRLWQALEAAQVGALVRSLPDGLDTLVGDRGYRLSGGEKQRMAIARLLLKAPRIVVLDEATAHLDSESEAAVQRALSAALAGRTSLVIAHRLSTVREADQILVMDEGRIVDRGRHEELLERDGLYTELYRRQFAAQEKAVVPVPVD, from the coding sequence ATGATGCGGTCGTTCCGGCGCGACCCGGCGGTCGCCGACCAGAAGCTGGCGCCCGGCACCGCGCGGCGGATCGCCCGCTTCGCGGTGCCGTACCGCCGTGAACTCACCTTCTTCCTGGTCCTGATCGTGCTCGCGGCCTTCCTGAGCGTGCTGAACCCGCTGATCTTCAAGAAGATCATCGATGACGGCATCGGCACGAACCCGCCCCTGACCGCGGACCGGGACCTCGTGGTCGGCCTCGCGCTGGTCGTGGCCGGGTTGGCCCTGGCCGACGCCGGCCTGCAGCTGTGGTCGAAGTGGTTCTCGATCCGGGTCGGCGAGGGCCTGATCTACGACATGCGGTCCGCCGTGTTCACGCACGTCTCGCAGATGCCCCTCGCCTTCTTCACCCGTACGCAGACCGGGGCGCTGATCAGCCGGCTCAACCACGACGTGCTGGGCGCCCAGTCCGCCTTCACCGGAACGCTGGCCGGGGTCGTGAGCAACGTCATCGGCGTGGTCCTGACGCTGATCGCGATGTTGCTGCTGTCCTGGCAGATCACGCTGCTGTCGCTCGTGCTGCTCCCGGTGTTCCTCGTCCCGGCCAAGCTCGTCGGCCGCCGGCTCCAGGCGCTGACCCGGGAGTCCTACGCGATCGACGCGCAGATGACCAACACGATGACCGAACGCTTCAACGTGTCCGGCGCACTGCTGGTGAAGCTGTTCGGCCGGCCCGACCTCGAGGACTCCGCTTTCCGGGCCAAGGCCGGCCGGGTGCGGGACATCGGCATCACGCGGGCGATGTACGGCCGGGTGTTCTTCGTCTCGCTGACCGCCGTCGCCGCGCTGGCCACCGCAATGGTCTACGGCGTCGGCGGCACGCTGGCGGCCAGCGGCTCGCTGGGTGTCGGCACCGTCGTCGCGCTCGCGGCCTACCTCAGCCGGCTCTATGGGCCGCTCACCGCGCTGAGCAACGTCCGGGTGGACGTGATGACCGCGCTGGTCAGCTTCGAGCGGGTCTTCGAGGTGCTCGACCTCGAGCCGATGGTGGCGGAGAAACCGGATGCCGTGGCGCTGCCGCCGGACGCGGCGTCGGTCGAGTACGACGACGTGCTCTTCCGCTACCCCAGCGCCGAGCAGGTCTCGCTGGCCTCGCTGGAGTCGGTGGCGGTGCTCGACCAGTCGCCGTCCTCGGTGGTGCTGCACGGGCTGTCCTTCCGGGCCGAACCCGGCGAGCTGATCGCGCTGGTCGGTCCCAGCGGGGCCGGCAAGACGACCGTCAGCCAGCTGGTGACCCGGATGTACGACGTGGACGCGGGCGCGGTGCGCATCGGCGGGGTCGACGTGCGCGACGTGACGATGCGGTCGCTGCGCGACGCCGTGGGCGTCGTGACGCAGGACGCCCACATGTTCCACGACACCATCCGGGCGAACCTGCTCTTCGCCGCGCCGGCCGCCGACGAGGACCGGCTCTGGCAGGCGCTGGAGGCCGCGCAGGTGGGGGCACTCGTCCGGTCGCTGCCGGACGGGCTGGACACGCTGGTGGGTGACCGCGGCTACCGGCTGTCCGGTGGCGAGAAACAGCGGATGGCCATCGCCCGGCTGCTGCTCAAGGCCCCCCGGATCGTGGTGCTGGACGAAGCGACCGCCCACCTGGACAGCGAGTCCGAGGCCGCGGTCCAACGGGCCCTGTCGGCCGCACTGGCCGGCCGGACGTCCCTGGTCATCGCGCACCGGCTGTCGACGGTGCGCGAGGCCGACCAGATCCTCGTGATGGACGAGGGCCGGATCGTCGACCGCGGCCGGCACGAGGAGTTGCTCGAACGAGATGGGCTCTACACGGAGCTGTATCGCCGGCAGTTCGCCGCGCAGGAGAAGGCAGTGGTGCCGGTGCCCGTCGACTGA
- a CDS encoding extracellular solute-binding protein, giving the protein MTPLSPRLFVATVAVLPLLASCGLTPGSDGPSIQVYSARTYGGEKAYDRFTEETGIKVEFLNGSDAELRERLAAEGADSKADVFLTVDAANLALAAEQGLLQPVSSPALEQAVPANLRDPQDRWFGLAQRARVLIYDPDQVKPDELSSYAALGDPEWKGRLCFRTATSAYTQSLVSSFVAHHGEEGAARLLQGWMANEPQILANDVEIVRTVGAGGCAVGITNHYYVARELAKDPELGVGVFFPNQATTGTHVNISGAGVTTSADDLPSATRFLEWLATTGQSPLVDGNFEYPVNPDVQPVELVRDFGSFERDQLNVGELGGHNDVAVRLLADAGYR; this is encoded by the coding sequence TTGACACCTCTGTCCCCCCGCCTGTTCGTCGCGACCGTGGCGGTCCTCCCCCTGCTGGCCTCCTGCGGGCTGACGCCGGGCAGCGACGGTCCGAGCATCCAGGTCTACTCCGCGCGTACCTACGGCGGCGAGAAGGCCTACGACCGGTTCACCGAGGAGACCGGGATCAAGGTCGAGTTCCTCAACGGCAGCGACGCCGAGCTGCGGGAGCGGCTCGCTGCGGAGGGCGCGGACAGCAAGGCCGACGTCTTCCTCACCGTTGACGCGGCCAATCTCGCTCTGGCGGCCGAGCAGGGGCTCCTGCAGCCCGTCTCCTCCCCCGCCCTGGAGCAGGCTGTCCCGGCCAACCTGCGTGACCCGCAGGACCGGTGGTTCGGCCTGGCCCAGCGTGCCCGCGTGCTCATCTACGACCCGGACCAGGTGAAGCCGGACGAGCTGTCGAGCTATGCCGCGCTCGGGGACCCGGAGTGGAAGGGCCGGCTGTGCTTCCGGACCGCCACCAGCGCCTACACACAGTCGCTGGTCTCGTCCTTCGTCGCGCATCACGGCGAGGAGGGGGCGGCGCGGCTGCTGCAGGGCTGGATGGCCAACGAGCCGCAGATCCTGGCCAACGACGTCGAGATCGTGCGCACCGTCGGCGCGGGCGGCTGCGCAGTCGGGATCACCAACCACTACTACGTCGCCCGTGAGCTGGCCAAGGACCCCGAGCTCGGCGTCGGCGTCTTCTTCCCGAACCAGGCGACCACCGGGACGCACGTCAACATCAGCGGTGCCGGCGTCACGACGAGCGCCGACGACCTGCCCTCCGCCACGCGCTTCCTCGAATGGCTCGCGACGACGGGGCAGTCGCCGCTGGTGGACGGCAACTTCGAGTACCCCGTGAACCCGGACGTGCAGCCGGTCGAGCTGGTACGCGACTTCGGCAGCTTCGAGCGCGACCAGCTCAACGTCGGCGAGCTCGGCGGGCACAACGACGTGGCCGTACGACTGCTCGCGGACGCCGGCTACCGGTGA
- a CDS encoding DUF5615 family PIN-like protein: MKLLVDENLSVRVASALRDAGHDTVHVTSFGLANTEDDVILRSAADDGRIIVTADADFGALLALRGDRPPRC; the protein is encoded by the coding sequence ATGAAGCTGCTCGTCGACGAGAACCTCTCCGTGCGGGTCGCGAGCGCGCTGAGAGACGCTGGGCACGACACAGTCCATGTGACATCCTTTGGGCTGGCGAACACCGAGGACGACGTGATTCTCCGTTCGGCCGCAGACGATGGGCGCATCATCGTGACCGCCGACGCGGACTTCGGCGCCTTGCTGGCGCTGCGCGGCGACCGTCCCCCTCGGTGCTGA
- a CDS encoding helix-turn-helix domain-containing protein, translated as MLGPSLPGVSPQEASRGRTATVATNRRGDRGVKGVLQGRGVTKGNLTKELTERQTHEPVTTVGIGNDHAGAQPLRPAGPADGRRGHLVAELKKGSRVTGGERDRLAADLKKRYEAGESIRLLAESSGRSYGFVHRILNESGATLRGRGGATRKKSA; from the coding sequence ATGCTCGGACCGTCGCTGCCCGGCGTCAGCCCGCAGGAGGCCAGCAGGGGGAGGACCGCCACGGTCGCGACGAACAGGCGGGGGGACAGAGGTGTCAAGGGAGTGCTCCAGGGCCGAGGTGTGACTAAAGGAAACCTCACCAAAGAGCTGACAGAAAGGCAAACCCACGAGCCGGTCACCACGGTTGGGATTGGTAACGATCATGCTGGGGCACAGCCCTTGCGACCGGCAGGACCAGCGGACGGAAGAAGAGGACACCTCGTGGCAGAGCTCAAGAAGGGCAGCAGGGTCACCGGCGGCGAACGCGACAGACTGGCCGCCGACCTCAAGAAGCGGTACGAGGCGGGGGAGAGCATCCGGCTGCTCGCAGAGTCGTCGGGCCGGTCCTACGGCTTCGTCCACCGCATTCTCAACGAGTCCGGCGCCACGTTGCGCGGGCGGGGCGGGGCGACCCGGAAGAAGAGCGCCTAA
- a CDS encoding iron ABC transporter permease → MRSRAGRRSAAAVAGAAASLVLLPVLAVTLGVAAAGTAPWSRVAGSGWLPLTITTLQLLALTLLGSVVLGTGLAWLTTAYRFPGRRALSWLLVLPTAVPGYILGLVWSSLLAYPGPVQTGWRALLGEQAPFPPVRTLPVAAAVLTLTLYPYVYLLARVSFRNQAATPYGAARTLGLRPLQAARRVVLPLSRPALAAGGLLVALETLSDFATVQYFGVDTLSVGIYQVWRGQFDRPAATVLALLVLLLALALLAGERWLRRGARFSPSVRDTTPMSPVRLSGAAGWAATGVCSVVLLAAVGVPLVTLLLWSTTTPLRGSGGSFDPAFLTAAANSVLLAGQVAVAVVVLAMLLVHAARVDARRRVQLAVSATVSGYAVPAPVLAVGALLVLAAARTGLDRLGLPGGGPLVTGSVAALVVVYTARFLALGYTSTEARLTAVSPALTGAALSLGARPRRVLTGVHLPLARSGVAVAAVLVAVDALKELPIVLLLRPFGFDTLAVRVWQLAADSRYEMAGLPALAIVVVAMVPVVLLFRVDDDTELTAGPVRPLRTSEPDAVLVGVAR, encoded by the coding sequence GTGAGGTCGCGGGCCGGACGGCGCAGCGCCGCGGCCGTCGCGGGCGCGGCCGCGTCGCTCGTCCTGCTGCCGGTGCTGGCCGTGACCCTCGGCGTCGCCGCCGCGGGGACGGCCCCCTGGTCCCGGGTCGCCGGCTCCGGCTGGCTGCCGCTGACCATCACGACGCTGCAGTTGCTGGCCCTGACCCTGCTCGGTTCGGTGGTCCTCGGGACCGGCCTGGCCTGGCTGACGACCGCCTACCGCTTCCCGGGCCGGCGGGCTCTGTCGTGGCTGCTGGTGCTCCCGACCGCCGTCCCCGGCTACATCCTCGGACTGGTCTGGTCCTCGCTGCTGGCCTATCCGGGGCCGGTGCAGACCGGCTGGCGCGCGCTGCTGGGCGAGCAGGCGCCGTTCCCGCCCGTCCGGACCCTGCCCGTCGCGGCGGCGGTGCTCACCCTGACGCTCTACCCGTACGTCTACCTGCTCGCACGGGTCTCCTTCCGCAACCAGGCCGCCACGCCGTACGGCGCCGCCCGCACGCTCGGCCTGCGGCCGCTGCAGGCCGCCCGCCGGGTCGTCCTGCCGCTGTCGCGGCCGGCCCTCGCCGCGGGCGGGCTGCTGGTCGCCCTCGAGACACTGTCCGACTTCGCCACGGTGCAGTACTTCGGCGTCGACACCCTGTCGGTCGGCATCTACCAGGTCTGGCGGGGCCAGTTCGACCGGCCCGCGGCCACCGTGCTGGCCCTGCTGGTGCTCCTGCTCGCGCTCGCCCTGCTGGCCGGCGAGCGCTGGTTGCGCCGGGGGGCGCGGTTCAGCCCGTCGGTGCGCGACACCACCCCGATGAGTCCTGTCCGGTTGTCCGGCGCGGCCGGCTGGGCGGCGACCGGCGTCTGCTCGGTCGTCCTGCTGGCGGCCGTCGGCGTCCCCCTGGTCACCCTGCTGCTCTGGTCGACGACGACCCCCCTGCGTGGTTCCGGCGGCAGCTTCGACCCGGCCTTCCTCACCGCCGCCGCCAACAGTGTGCTGCTGGCCGGCCAGGTCGCGGTAGCGGTCGTCGTCCTGGCGATGCTGCTGGTGCACGCAGCCCGCGTCGACGCTCGCCGGCGGGTGCAGCTGGCCGTGTCGGCCACGGTCTCGGGCTACGCGGTGCCCGCGCCGGTGCTGGCCGTCGGTGCGCTGCTCGTGCTCGCAGCCGCCCGCACCGGCCTCGACCGTCTCGGGCTGCCGGGTGGCGGGCCCCTGGTCACCGGCTCGGTCGCCGCGCTCGTCGTCGTCTACACCGCCCGATTCCTCGCGCTGGGCTACACCAGTACCGAGGCCCGGCTGACCGCCGTCTCCCCCGCCCTGACCGGTGCGGCGCTCTCCCTCGGGGCCCGGCCGCGACGGGTGCTGACCGGCGTCCACCTGCCGCTCGCCCGCTCGGGCGTCGCTGTCGCCGCTGTCCTGGTTGCGGTGGACGCGCTCAAGGAGTTGCCGATCGTGTTGCTCCTGCGGCCGTTCGGCTTCGACACGCTGGCGGTGCGCGTCTGGCAGCTGGCCGCCGACTCGCGGTACGAGATGGCGGGCCTGCCGGCCCTGGCCATCGTCGTCGTGGCGATGGTCCCCGTCGTGCTGCTGTTCCGGGTCGACGACGACACCGAGCTGACCGCAGGCCCCGTACGGCCGCTCCGGACGAGCGAGCCGGACGCGGTCCTGGTGGGCGTGGCCAGGTGA
- a CDS encoding ABC transporter ATP-binding protein, with protein sequence MTPAVEVRGVGKHFGHTPAVVDVSFAVGDGELVALVGPSGCGKSTLLMLVAGLLEPDAGAVEVAGRPVAGSGTWVPPEDRHVGVVFQDAALFPHLRVQDNIAFGIPRSRDRVARVAELLELVDLPDLGRRYPHELSGGQQQRVALARALAPRPRVVLFDEAFGTLDAGLRTTVREQTVEALRRTGAAGVFVTHDQDEALAVGDRVAVMREGRLEHVGEPAEAFHAPATRYVATLLGEADFLPGRQESGWVDTEVGRLPAAPQSSGRVDVMLRPHEVCFRAAAGGGAEVVRREYRGASYLYTLRLTSGAVLRSLQPHTVDVPVGAQVAVDVAPGHPVRTFPADNDRA encoded by the coding sequence GTGACACCGGCCGTCGAGGTGCGCGGTGTCGGCAAGCACTTCGGGCACACTCCTGCAGTCGTGGACGTGTCGTTCGCGGTGGGCGACGGCGAGCTGGTCGCCCTCGTCGGCCCGAGCGGTTGCGGCAAGTCGACGTTGCTCATGCTCGTCGCCGGCCTGCTCGAGCCGGACGCGGGGGCGGTCGAGGTGGCTGGCCGGCCGGTGGCCGGCTCCGGGACCTGGGTGCCCCCGGAGGACCGGCACGTGGGGGTCGTCTTCCAGGACGCAGCACTCTTTCCGCACCTGCGGGTCCAGGACAACATCGCCTTCGGCATCCCGCGCAGCCGTGATCGGGTCGCGCGGGTCGCTGAGCTGCTCGAGCTGGTCGACCTGCCCGACCTCGGCCGGCGCTACCCGCACGAGCTGTCCGGCGGCCAGCAGCAGCGGGTGGCCCTGGCCCGCGCCCTGGCGCCGCGCCCCCGCGTCGTGCTCTTCGACGAAGCCTTCGGCACGCTGGATGCCGGGCTGCGCACCACGGTCCGGGAGCAGACCGTCGAGGCGCTGCGCAGAACCGGGGCGGCGGGGGTCTTCGTCACGCACGATCAGGACGAGGCGCTGGCCGTCGGCGACCGGGTCGCGGTGATGCGCGAGGGCCGGCTCGAGCATGTCGGCGAGCCGGCCGAGGCCTTCCATGCGCCGGCCACCCGCTATGTCGCCACGCTGCTCGGAGAGGCCGACTTCCTGCCCGGGAGGCAGGAGAGCGGCTGGGTCGACACGGAGGTCGGCCGGCTGCCGGCGGCCCCACAGTCGTCGGGACGCGTAGACGTCATGCTCCGGCCACACGAGGTCTGCTTCCGCGCGGCTGCGGGTGGTGGTGCCGAGGTCGTGCGCCGGGAGTACCGCGGCGCGAGCTACCTCTACACCCTGCGGCTGACCTCTGGCGCCGTGCTCCGGTCGCTGCAGCCGCACACCGTCGACGTGCCGGTCGGTGCGCAGGTCGCCGTCGACGTCGCACCCGGCCATCCGGTGCGCACCTTCCCGGCCGACAACGACCGAGCGTGA
- a CDS encoding metal-sulfur cluster assembly factor gives MSETTSTPAETVLQTPTAADAPRPRASEDDVTEAMKDVVDPELGINVVDLGLLYGNQVHEDNTVTLDMTLTSAACPLTDVIEDQTRSALAPLVDDVRINWVWMPPWGPDKITDDGRDQLRALGFNV, from the coding sequence ATGAGCGAGACCACCAGCACACCGGCCGAGACCGTCCTGCAGACACCGACCGCCGCGGATGCGCCCCGGCCGCGGGCCAGCGAGGACGACGTCACCGAGGCGATGAAGGACGTGGTCGACCCCGAGCTCGGCATCAACGTCGTCGACCTCGGGCTGCTCTACGGCAACCAGGTGCACGAGGACAACACCGTCACGCTCGACATGACGCTCACCTCGGCGGCCTGTCCGCTGACCGATGTCATCGAGGACCAGACCCGCAGCGCGCTCGCGCCGCTGGTCGACGACGTGCGGATCAACTGGGTGTGGATGCCGCCGTGGGGACCGGACAAGATCACCGACGACGGCCGCGACCAGTTGAGGGCGCTCGGCTTCAACGTCTGA